In Candidatus Polarisedimenticolia bacterium, the sequence GGCGGCGGGTGAGCCTACCTCATCGGTGACGGCATTCAGGAGCCAGTGCATGCCATAGGTGAAATAGACATAGGCGTGTCCCGGCGGTCCGTACATGATGGCGGTCCGGGCGGTGCGCCCCGCTTTCGCGTGGCATCCCAGGTCCTCCTCGCCGACGTAGGCTTCGGTCTCGGTGATGAAGCCGCTGAGCCGCATGCCGTCGTCAAGCCGGACCAGGCGCGCTCCGAGCAGCTCGCGCGCCACGATCAGCGCCGAGCGCCGGTAGAAATCACGGGGGAGCGGGATCGCCATGCGTCAAGCTCCTATCCAGCGACGGCCCGAGATCCTGAATTCGTCTGCCTTGCCGGCTTTGCGCCGGGCAGCATATAGTTCCGGCAATTCTTCACTCCACGAGACGAGTGGCCGATGCGCCTCTTGCGGAGCTGCGGGTCGAAGCTCTCGAATCATGGCGTATCGACGCCCGGCGGTGCGGTGAATCGTGCTGGACGGGAGATTCTAACCGACTCGAAAGATGGCCGCATGAGCTCTCCGGATGCCCGCAACGAAGCGCTGTTCTCCTACGGGACCCTGCAACGGGAACCGATACAGCTCGCCACCTTCGGCCGGAAGCTGGAAGGGAGACCCGACGTCCTGAACGGCTATCGCCTGGGCCAGGTCGAAATCCAGGATCACGAGGTGATCGCGGCGAGCGGCGAGACGCATTACCGCAACCTGGAGCCGACGGGGGCCGTCT encodes:
- a CDS encoding gamma-glutamylcyclotransferase family protein — its product is MSSPDARNEALFSYGTLQREPIQLATFGRKLEGRPDVLNGYRLGQVEIQDHEVIAASGETHYRNLEPTGAVSDCVEGTVFMLTFRELERSDEYEAEADYRRIRVELKSGITAWVYLHRT